CATGCCCTACCAGTCTGCCGCACTATTTGTCGGACTGTTCCTGGGCCTGGGGGGCGTGGCCATGCTGGTCAGTGGACTCTGCATGGCAATGAAGAATCTCCAGGTGGCAGTGCCTGGACACCACCTCCTGCACCCACGCACAGGCACGCGCTTCAGCCCACAGCAGGCCCTGGCTATACAAAGgtacacatgcaaaacacactGAGGCTAATGGGAATGTCACCACATAGTCTGGCAGGGATTGGGTCATAAACTAAAGTGCTGGACAAAGTGAAACTGATGGATTAAGAGCTCACCAAGGACAGGCCCATTACATCATAAGGGTGTTGAATTGGTAATCCATCAAATAGTTATTGATATTgaagatattttatttaaaaccacaaaggacaacctgatgatggcactacATGGATGTGTGTAAGTGAATGTGGgaactatgaatgaaattgaatggcaatccatccaatagttatTTCTGTTTGGTCCCATGGACCGGCTGCTTGATATTGCCATGGCATGGCTAAAAAGGTTAGAAACCCCTGGCTGGCACAGGGGACAGTGAGCATGGGAAACCCCCCACCCCCGTTTTTTCTTATATCAACAAACCCTGCTGTCTTAAATCCTGGAAGCAAAGAACATGCCAGGATTCCCTTGTGGTATTCAAGATAAATaaagacacatacagacaaatACCAGAACACACCATCTAGGGAGCTCTGCTGACAAATGGTCCTGTTGTTGAACAGATCTCTTGAACACTTCACCGCATATTAGTCGTAGTGCAGTTTGGCAAAGAGCACTGAATCACATTAGGAACGTAAAAACAGACTTGTGACACTgacaagaagaaaacaacacattttgtgATTATAGACAGATTATAAAAGTAGGTCATGATaaaaacagcagacacacatgcatgtggcTGACAGAGTCCCCCTGGCATTGTCTGAGGTAATCTACAATAGCCTGTGGAATTAAACAAGATATGCTCTGCTCATTGTCCAgcacagagcgagagagagcccCATCCATCGTGAGGGCTTTTTAGACACTGACAAAACTCAGACTCAGTATTTCTAAACCTGAACTATCTGATAAATGTGAGATGCAGACTGTGTGCTGTTTAATGTTTCACATTAGAGTATGATAAAATCATCACAAGAcggacggtggctctgcaatgtagcctcaggaaggaactaaAAGGTAGttcaaagtagttttagtcgtgcaacagaaacctccgattggacaggtagtctagctggctgtctggatttaccctgcagagatctgaggaccaggtaaccatagtcctcagaaatccaccggaggttagaacacGACACaaaaagcggaaggtaacggacatccggagCAATCCTAGAAATAGTAAAATCTATACAAAGATTATATAAAGTGCAATCGCTAAAAGCAGTTGAAGCTGCTCTGTCCCAAGTGTAGGAccagcagactcaaggactcctttgtccctcacaCCATCAGACTGTCCAACTCCTCActcagggggaggaggaaatagaaCAGTatatacccacacacacctggactcacataaatacctggacacttgactcaacactgacaatGTTGTTGATGTTATTATAAtgtatggtaaatgtcttttttttatagccaaaaaattgtatttaattgtttttgttattattattattactgttattactgtCATCTTCatactgtcttcctctttttctctctattctgtattcttgctaaaaaagtcccaaaaggactaataaagagaagtctaaatCTAGCATAGCATAGCTAGCCAgcattctttttaaagtttcaattaagaacatggttgcaagtatatatgcacaggactgtatagaccacaaaacaagactgtcgtaatttttaaatcaattatttaaaccgaaaaaatatttccatttgtGAGTCTCTCTGGTCGATGTGGCAGCCATTGTCGCCTGTTGCACGATGTTTATCGCTACCCCTCGATTTCAAGTAAGCTTGCGTCctcctttgatttttttcattcactgtctatggttccAAGGGCCACACACCCCTTAGCCCTCGATCAAAAAGAGTATCGGGCCAGCACTAGGTCTCGCGTGAACACGCAAAACCTAGTAGAAGGAGTAGGGGGAACGAGATTCAGCCTAAGTTTAAGTGTAAGATATAGTCAGGTTTCCGAAAGAAGTTGACTATCAGTTGAAGTGTAAAATAGTTGAAGTGTTAGATGCCGAAAGTAGTTGAAGTGCAAGTTAAAGTGCGATCAGTGAAAGGCGTTGACTGTCCGCTGACGTGTAAGCAGTGATAGAAGTTATAGTGTTAATGCAACGTAAACACTAAAAGGAGTTGAAGTGGAAGCACTTAAAAGTGTTTAGTACACACAtcattgtctttctctctctctctctctttaggaGGTTGGATCGGATTCGTCGAGAGATGTCAGAGGACTCTGTCACCAGGGTGCCGGAGCCTGAACCCTCCCTCCCACCGACGCCTCCGCCCTGGACTATGGAGCCGCCTCCATCCTATGACACGGTGATGAAGAACCAGGAGCGCAGCGAGGCGGACATCTATGCTTTGTGTTAGTGCTTTTATATCTTCGGTTCTCAGCGGGGACTTTGAATGAGCAGTGTTATGAGGTGCAACGGATGAACTCGCTGCAAGGGGCCTCTTCTGCACCTTGGGACAGCCACCCTGAACCCAAACACATGGCAAGAAGCCGGAAGAGACTGCAGCTGGTTAAATACTTAATATGTGTACAAACTGTGCCCCAGTGTCTACTAACCATGTATTGTGACTGATTGGGAAAGGAATTGAAATGATCACTCCCACTGCTCCGCTCTCTGAATGAAGGGCCTTTCTTCAGACCAGCATTATGTGACTTTCACAACAAAGTTAAGGGTTTCATGTCAAAAATTAGGATATTTTGTTGGTCTGCTTGAATGTTATGTGACCTACTACCCTGTCTGCACAGCACTCTTCATCATAAGAACTTTTCTCTGAGCTCAGCTTTGTATCTGCACTCTCTCCTGTCATAGCTTTGCTCAAGGATCATTGACAGCTTATTACAATGCCAAGTGCCTTAACCAGTGGTGACAGAATGTCAACAGTACAGCTTTGTATGCTGTGCTTGCAGAATGTCCAGTATTAATTCTATGTTGTGATGTTACTATAAACCTGAGTTAATGAAAAGCTACTGAGCTCTCTGTAGGTGGGAGGCACACTTAcaaataatggatttttttaaagagggaAACCCCGGAACTGACAGAAAAGGGGAATATTAACTGATTTGaaatcatgtcaaaaaaaaagcaacccTTAAATCACTCAGCTGAATAGTGTTAATGGAATTGGAGGATAATGGATAATGGGTTTTTCTTAGAAAAAGAGGAATGTTGACTGATTTAAAATCATTTCCTAAACCAAGCAACCTTAAATCACTCAGCTTAATAGTGTTCAAAAGCTCAGTTAAGAGTCACCTTTTTGCCAGCTACTTGAGGCAAGGTCACCTAtcaggtacacacactcacgaaaacacacacacacacacacacatgtaactGTATATCTGACCAGGCTGTCTGCAGGCCGTAATAACCAGCAGAGTGGAACCCTAACCTAGCTTTCTCCACCCTCACCTTCAAGCTCTGACACAGAACATGACCAAACCCTCTCTCACTTTACGACTTACGGTGCTTGAGTTTCAAGTTTACACAAATAAGAGCTTCATAAGCCGGCAGTGGTTGTAGCGATGGTGGAGGGGAAACCATATCGATACGGGCTGATAGCGGCGGGACTGTGTGTGTCGGCATTAGGCCTCTTCATCATGACTCAGGAGCAGCCGCACATCTACGTTGCAATGTGCGCTCTGGGCGTCGCCATGGTGTGTATCGGGACAGCGTGGAGCCTCTGCCAGTGCTATCCCAAGGTACACACAGACTGTGCTTGATTTGGGAGAAGAAACACGGGAAATAAGTCGTGATTGCCGTCACTTTGAAATGGATTTGGTAATGGAGAGTGTCTGTTTGTTAGGTCATTTTGGATGATGAGATTCGAGAGAAATGTCTTCAGGATGTGGCGTGTACTGCAGCTGGAGCAAGGTactgtctctcactcactctcccacacacacacacacacacacacacacacaggttggttgccaaggggggggggggttgtcctTCCAGTGGCTGACTGACTGAACCACAATTGCTCCACTAATATCTACTTAGTTTAAGTTTCTATCACCTAATTTATATCTTAACATCACAGTGTTACATTAGATTGCAAGTTTTCATGTAATATTCACTATTTTATTCACTCATATTCACATtcactgttttaaatgtaaacaaaataactaTAAGTCACGTTAAAGAGATCAGGGCCTTAATACATAAGTGACAAGAGAACATAAAGACATTTCAGACCACCTGCAGAGAGCATTAATGTTGCGTGTCATGTTCTGTATCTGCCAGCAACATCTCAAAGAATTTCCTTTAAACCTTTATGctcgttacacacacacacacacacacacacacacacacacacacacacacatacacacacacatacacaacctgTCCTAACATAATAGTGTTCATTCAGGCCTTCATGATGGCCTGTGGTTAGTCTGTGTATCAGACTAATCGACCATCATCTTGTGGGTGAACATGGCGACAGCAGCAAGCTCTGCACTAATCTGTAGATActaattttattatattaacagGAAAATGAATGGTTATGTAATGGAGTAGCTATGGCAGCGGAGGAGGGAATGACTGAAGAGTGGTGAGGACAGGAAATGAGCAAtagaggaaaaaggaaagatgGTGGCTTAAAGGTTGTGACTAAAAGGGCAGATTAGTTGAAAACATATGAGTAATCCTCCCCCCTCAATTAATGTTCATGAGCCTCAGTCAGTATGGTGGCCAgcgggggaaaaaaagaaggttgCACTGTGCAGCTCCTCAACGTGAGAGTTTGTAATAACCCAAATGTTCAGTGGCCAGATATAGACATGCATGCTCAGCAAAACCCTCCCTCAGAGATATAcgtatatcattttttttactttaccaaATGGGGACAAAACACTAGAATCAGACTtctatttctgtctctcctACTTCCCCcccttttgatttaattttaggCTTGCTGAGGCTGTGCCAGGTTTCTGTGGCCAAAAGTCAAGTAGCAGCGGACTTCTTCCCGAAGCCTTAAAGAGCCACAGCTGTCCTGCATTGCACCTGGTCTGAGGGAGGGACAGCTTCGACAGAGGACTCATCCAAAAACACTCCATCACACTGCACTCAGGACAGCGAAGAGATCCTCTGGTGGATTTGTATAACCTTTAACGGTTGAatacatgttgtgtgtgtttgttttgtatctCCTGTATGTATAACTTGACGACAGTATGAAGTTATTAAAGTTGAATGTGTATCGCATGCATATTCCAGAGGGTGGCACTATTTACTATATCAAAGAGAGAGTGTTCAGTACACTTTGGGGACAGTGAGTGACACTGCATTGACCTACATTCATTCCATGAAGACTACATTTTTGTCCcaataaaataattaagtgAGACCTCCGCCAAAGTGGTGTCAAGCTCTGTTGAAATTTTCCAGGGTCTTGCGAGAGCCAGTGGTCAAATTCAGGGCAACAGATGTCTTAACTTTTAATCTCTAATATGAAGCACGGGTTCCAAAATGCTGGATCCTACAATTCCTATAATGCAACTCAATAGTGTCTTTTAATACACCCTCACACATTTTTcatgaaaaggttttattgtgatagtatgcctttgttgtgtttattagCTTCTTTTCAACAGTTTCCCCTTCGGTTGGAGTTACATAACTGGAAATCACTTAACTTACTTCTCCTACAGTGAAACTGTTGCAGTCACAACTTCTGCATCCTGCCGCTGCCGTAATGCCAGATGTGCACCGTAGTCTTCAAATATTTGGAGTCAAAGTTCAATTAAGTCAAACTTTTGCTGCAGAAAATCATAGTGTGTGTGGCTATGGCTAACCCAGCTGCTCTCTCCTTTGGAAATCATGTCCTTTCTCTGTAAATTGTCAAATTTGCACTTTTTGTGTGAGAGCTATGTTAGCCCAATCCATGATAACTCATCAGGGTTATTGTCTCAGTCAAAGCCCCTCAAGAGCTACAAGAAACTGTTAAGATAGGCTGAGTGGTAAGCTACTGTAAGTGGATGATAGTTTGAagtgagacacagagacacaaagagaatgTTTCATAGAGAGTTAGGAGTTTTGGCATCCAAGCACAAAGTTGAAACAGAAGTGCACTGCAAAGGGATTCAGTAAATGGTTAGCCTCTCTGCACACAAGCGCGCAAAAAACAGATCATAAACTTGCACTTGCATGCACAACTCCCATAGTTCATATCATGCAGTGTGGTTCAGGGGGTGCATGAAACATGACTCCTCCGCAGTAAGAGGTGTTTTTAACGGAGGACAATCATTTGATACAAAAGCGGTGGCGTGAGCCCCGCAGACGTCAGCAGTCCCCGCCTTAAATTATAAGAATCATTTGTTCNNNNNNNNNNNNNNNNNNNNNNNNNNNNNNNNNNNNNNNNNNNNNNNNNNNNNNNNNNNNNNNNNNNNNNNNNNNNNNNNNNNNNNNNNNNNNNNNNNNNTGGTTGTCCACCCCATGGGTAGTTTTGAGAATCAACAACTTCCTTTCATGTATTCGGAAACACATTTATGTACCAATTTATGGTGGAAATACCTTTGTTTATGTGAGGAAAGTAcaacacagatgacaattctaaatatttttttaaaactataacagaaagtatgttgttgttgggcatttttaagtgggtcTATGGAAATCCTGAAGCTTTCTTACTGGGTATACTGCGTATACCTGTGTGTCACATAATACACCACTGAATTAAAGTTTGGTTTCAACTTCCTGTAGGTGATCACTGATCCATATGAGGAACACATTCTATTAActtataattatatttatttatttatttgtatctttCTAAAAATGGACTTTATATGAATTTAAAATAGCCATCCCTTTGTAAGTTGTATTAATGTACCTCTTTGAATGAGACTTATTTGACATTAATCAACAAAgtcaatgcaaattaaacacacactgaattGAGTGTAAATagaaatgtaacaaattgcATTACTTatgcttttattaaatattatatcatatcatattctATTTAAATACATGCCAAGTAAAACAAGAATCACAGAAACTACAactttttcaaatcaaaatttgaagttgatgaTGTCTTAAGTTTGCGTCGTTCAACTGAAAGACAATTTTGGAAAACCTGAAAGACATACTAGGACCTGGAACATACAGTTGCATGAAATCTGGATAACAGTAGATGTCTATATAATGTCTGCTGGTTGTATGCCTCAAGGGCAGCATGTAGATGAAGAATAATAGGGGACTCAGGATAGACCCTAGGGGACCCCTCAAAAAATAGGGTCACGAGAGGAAGACGCATCTTCAGCCACAAAAGAGAAGAACCTGATGGACTGAATCTAGCTTTTCAGATGATTGATTAATACATCATGGGCCACAGTCACTATGATCACACCATAGAACCTTCTTCTACTTTAATCCCTCTCTTAGttgaaatttgaatttttaataaactttGATGTTCCTGCCAGGCGGTGAAGCTACCTCAGGTCCACTACATAGAGGAGGACTCGTCCATCTTTGCTCAGAGTGCCCCCTGGAACCTCCAGAGGTTACTGCAGCCTCACGGTGGGACCTCTGAAAACGGAACATACAGGCCACCCAGTGAGTCCGccactgtgtctgtcttttacacacacacacacacacacacacccgggGTGTGGCACAAAATACTGGTCTCCTGTAGAAATGCAttctctatgggcccctcccgcGTGTACAGCTATTccttctagcatctttttggggcCCACAGTAGG
This sequence is a window from Etheostoma cragini isolate CJK2018 chromosome 9, CSU_Ecrag_1.0, whole genome shotgun sequence. Protein-coding genes within it:
- the si:dkeyp-51f12.3 gene encoding uncharacterized protein si:dkeyp-51f12.3 is translated as MPRPQGILLCLGMMLMTAGGIIALCVGMPYQSAALFVGLFLGLGGVAMLVSGLCMAMKNLQVAVPGHHLLHPRTGTRFSPQQALAIQRRLDRIRREMSEDSVTRVPEPEPSLPPTPPPWTMEPPPSYDTVMKNQERSEADIYALC
- the bsnd gene encoding barttin: MVEGKPYRYGLIAAGLCVSALGLFIMTQEQPHIYVAMCALGVAMVCIGTAWSLCQCYPKVILDDEIREKCLQDVACTAAGARLAEAVPGFCGQKSSSSGLLPEALKSHSCPALHLV